The Pieris rapae mitochondrion, complete genome genome includes a region encoding these proteins:
- the ND2 gene encoding NADH dehydrogenase subunit 2, which yields MYFYANSNKMFFFFMLFFSTLISISSNSWLGCWMGLEINLLSFIPLISNTKNLLNTEAALKYFLTQSIASINFLFSIILKMILFKNFEMNNFLSIMINSSLLMKMGSAPFYFWFPNIMEGLSWMNCFILMTWQKISPMILLSYYMNNNFIMLIMMLNAMIGAISGFNQTSIRKLMAFSSINNLGWLMASMMISENMWLMYFLLYSFLNLILCFSFSMLNIFYINQILNFNLMTIIKMSLMINFFSLGGLPPFLGFFPKWIIINFLMNSNMYMLCFIFIMSSLIMLFFYIRMIYLSFLLNFFKLKWFKIKIKNNFFSIINFFSLISMTGLIMNSFMFF from the coding sequence ATTTATTTTTATGCAAATTCTAATAAAATATTTTTTTTTTTTATATTATTTTTTAGAACTTTAATTTCTATTTCATCTAATTCATGATTAGGATGTTGAATGGGACTAGAAATTAATTTATTGAGATTTATCCCCCTAATTTCAAATACAAAAAATTTACTTAATACAGAAGCAGCATTAAAATATTTTTTAACCCAATCAATTGCTTCAATTAATTTTTTATTTTCTATTATTTTAAAAATAATTTTATTCAAAAATTTTGAAATAAATAATTTTCTTTCAATTATAATTAATTCTTCTTTATTAATAAAAATAGGATCCGCCCCATTCTATTTTTGATTTCCAAATATTATAGAAGGACTTTCATGAATAAATTGTTTTATTCTAATAACCTGACAAAAAATCTCCCCCATAATTCTTCTTTCTTACTATATAAATAATAATTTTATTATATTAATTATAATATTAAACGCCATAATTGGTGCTATTAGAGGATTTAACCAAACTTCTATTCGAAAATTAATAGCTTTCTCTTCTATTAATAATTTGGGATGGTTAATAGCTAGAATAATAATTAGAGAAAATATATGATTAATATATTTTTTACTATATTCATTTTTAAACTTAATTTTATGTTTTTCATTTTCAATATTAAATATTTTTTATATTAATCAAATTTTAAATTTTAATTTAATAACAATTATTAAAATATCTTTAATAATTAATTTTTTTTCTTTAGGAGGTTTACCTCCATTTTTAGGATTTTTCCCTAAATGAATTATTATTAATTTTTTAATAAATAGAAATATATATATATTATGTTTTATTTTTATTATATCTAGATTAATTATATTATTTTTTTATATTCGTATAATTTATCTTTCTTTTTTATTAAATTTTTTTAAATTAAAATGATTTAAAATTAAAATCAAAAATAATTTTTTCTCTATTATTAATTTTTTTTCTTTAATTTCTATAACAGGTTTAATTATAAATAGTTTTATATTTTTTTAA